One Cryptomeria japonica chromosome 9, Sugi_1.0, whole genome shotgun sequence genomic window carries:
- the LOC131858558 gene encoding uncharacterized protein LOC131858558 — protein sequence MLNIEQQAIVKDVAIKKMKNMQMPLHLFLTGGAGTGKTFTAKAIYQTLLRLYSASIDNDPDKPKGLIIAYTGKATFNVGGTTLHSAFHIPFNKSNFVPLSNETLDTMSKHFSQLRVLLIDEISLVGSTFLRYVDKRLRDIMQTPTTPFGGLDTIFCGDLYQVLPVLDSIVFENKPTSTELLPYNFWIDNVKCYPLTKTMQQKDETFISILNKMRVAAQTSDVIDYLNQHCLKEPPVDPTLPHLFYRQADVDKHNNKMLTKLPGDTIVLHALDEQKTNIDTIRLYDHTTTLPPQIHVKLNILVEIYAGNYNTQDDLVNGFDGIFKIYTKHNDIDIIWIHFNDSTVGIQRRKKLAPYYNPTIQTNWTPILRITKAIQKLNRRPHTTIRKQFPIQVSCARTMHRSQGLTMDAMAFDPTGIKQHGLAYTTLSRTKTLDKLSLLHPLTPTNFKVKKKSAHRNVASTFNCTMEY from the coding sequence ATGCTAAACATAGAACAACAAGCAATTGTCAAAGACGTTGCCATTAAAAAGATGAAAAACATGCAAATGCCATTGCATTTATTCCTCACTGGTGGAGCAGGAACTGGAAAGACATTCACAGCAAAAGCCATCTACCAAACACTTCTCCGCCTTTACAGTGCTTCCATTGACAATGATCCAGACAAACCAAAAGGACTAATCATTGCATATACAGGAAAAGCAACATTCAATGTTGGTGGAACTACACTACATTCAGCATTTCACATACCTTTTAACAAATCAAACTTTGTACCGCTTAGCAATGAGACTCTAGATACAATGTCAAAACACTTCAGCCAGTTACGCGTCCTGCTAATTGATGAAATATCTTTAGTTGGCTCAACATTCCTCCGTTACGTAGACAAACGTTTACGTGATATAATGCAAACACCCACAACACCCTTTGGTGGGTTGGACACAATATTTTGTGGTGACCTCTACCAAGTACTACCAGTACTTGACTCCATTGTCTTTGAAAACAAACCAACTTCTACAGAATTGCTGCCATACAATTTCTGGATAGACAATGTCAAGTGCTACCCACTAACAAAAACAATGCAACAAAAAGACGAAACTTTCATCTCTATCTTAAACAAAATGCGCGTTGCTGCACAAACAAGTGATGTCATTGACTATCTTAATCAACATTGCTTAAAGGAACCACCAGTTGACCCAACACTACCTCACCTCTTCTATAGACAAGCTGACGTAGACAAGCACAATAATAAAATGCTAACAAAACTTCCAGGAGACACAATTGTCCTCCATGCATTGGATGAGCAAAAAACCAATATAGACACAATTCGTTTGTATGACCACACAACTACTTTGCCTCCCCAAATTCACGTCAAACTAAATATACTAGTTGAAATATATGCTGGCAATTACAATACTCAAGATGACCTTGTCAATGGATTTGATGGAATCTTCAAAATATATACAAAACACAATGACATTGACATCATTTGGATTCATTTCAATGACTCAACAGTAGGAATACAACGACGCAAAAAACTTGCACCCTATTACAATCCCACTATTCAAACAAACTGGACTCCAATACTCCGTATAactaaagcaatacaaaaactaaatAGACGACCACACACTACAATAAGGAAACAGTTTCCCATTCAAGTTTCATGTGCACGTACTATGCATCGATCACAAGGACTTACAATGGATGCTATGGCATTTGACCCCACTGGCATTAAACAACATGGCTTAGCATACACAACATTATCACGAACTAAAACACTTGATAAATTATCCCTGCTACACCCATTGACTCCAACAAattttaaagtaaaaaaaaaaagtgcACATAGAAATGTTGCGTCTACTTTCAACTGCACAATGGAATATTGA